In Nitrosospira briensis C-128, a genomic segment contains:
- a CDS encoding dicarboxylate/amino acid:cation symporter — MPISATVSTPRQITGRKLPQWASILIAMTLGVGTGYMIFIHYSTDDAAQIAGYISLISDIFLRLVKMLIGPLVFSTLVAGIAHMGDAKSVGRVFFKAFGWFLIASVVSLLLGTLVANLLQPGHNLGLTLPAVNAAANLQTPSFTLKDFVIHLVPKSFAEALANNEILQIVVFSMFFGVALAALGDVSKTLTRIMNELTHVMLKITAYVMLLAPAAVFAAIAATVATNGLGILSKFAVFMGGFYIALFILWCLLALAGFIFLGRRIFKLLALIREAFLLSFATASSEAAYPKLLDALDRFGVKRKISSFVLPMGYSFNLDGSMMYCTFAILFIAQAYDVELSLGTQLTMMAILMLTSKGMAGVPRASLVVIAATLGHFNIPEAGLLLILGVDAFLDMGRSATNAAGNSIAAAVVAKWEGELLSEADAAANARALDAELALALDPTHKD, encoded by the coding sequence ATGCCAATCAGTGCGACAGTGTCAACGCCCCGGCAAATCACAGGGAGAAAACTCCCGCAGTGGGCATCCATTCTAATTGCAATGACGCTGGGTGTCGGCACCGGTTACATGATATTTATCCATTATTCTACCGATGACGCTGCGCAAATTGCTGGTTACATTTCTTTAATATCGGATATTTTTCTCCGTCTGGTAAAGATGTTGATTGGTCCGCTGGTTTTTTCGACACTCGTCGCGGGAATCGCACACATGGGGGATGCAAAATCGGTCGGCCGGGTATTTTTCAAGGCCTTTGGCTGGTTTTTAATCGCTTCAGTGGTATCGCTGTTATTAGGCACGCTTGTAGCAAATTTATTACAGCCGGGGCATAACCTCGGATTGACCTTGCCGGCGGTGAACGCCGCTGCCAATCTCCAGACACCGTCGTTTACGTTAAAGGATTTTGTGATCCACCTGGTACCAAAATCATTTGCCGAGGCCTTGGCGAATAATGAAATTCTTCAGATTGTCGTATTTTCGATGTTTTTTGGCGTGGCATTGGCCGCCCTGGGCGATGTGAGTAAAACCCTCACCCGGATAATGAACGAGCTGACCCACGTCATGTTGAAAATCACGGCGTATGTCATGCTGCTTGCGCCAGCCGCGGTATTTGCGGCGATAGCGGCCACCGTCGCCACCAACGGTTTGGGAATTCTGTCGAAATTTGCAGTTTTTATGGGCGGCTTCTACATTGCGCTTTTTATCCTGTGGTGTTTGCTTGCGTTAGCCGGTTTCATTTTTCTGGGACGACGCATATTCAAATTATTGGCTCTGATCAGGGAAGCGTTTTTATTGTCCTTTGCAACTGCAAGCTCCGAAGCAGCTTATCCGAAACTCCTCGATGCCCTGGATCGCTTTGGAGTGAAGCGAAAAATCTCCAGCTTCGTATTGCCGATGGGTTATTCGTTCAATCTCGATGGCTCAATGATGTATTGCACTTTCGCGATACTGTTCATTGCCCAGGCATATGACGTCGAGCTATCGCTTGGCACACAGTTAACGATGATGGCGATCCTGATGCTGACTTCCAAGGGGATGGCGGGCGTTCCGCGTGCGTCATTGGTTGTCATAGCCGCAACGCTAGGTCACTTCAACATTCCTGAAGCGGGTCTACTGTTGATTTTGGGCGTTGACGCCTTCCTGGACATGGGACGCTCGGCGACCAACGCTGCGGGTAACTCGATTGCCGCCGCCGTGGTCGCAAAATGGGAAGGCGAGTTACTATCCGAAGCGGATGCGGCCGCTAATGCGAGGGCTCTTGATGCCGAATTGGCATTGGCGCTTGACCCCACTCATAAGGACTGA
- a CDS encoding alpha/beta hydrolase, which yields MRRLILLGVLALFSCIVAILIIAFGVGELLSGATPTAVNTLSTDFPVEPVQIPVSTHSREEKNSGVHGWLARGTRGDGAVLLVHSIRSNRVEMLSRAKFLNEQGYSVLLIDLQAHGETPGDRITFGLRESEDVEAAVAYLRNTFPGEGVAAIGVSLGAAAIVLAKNPLRLDAVVLESLHPTIKEAVENRLRLHLGQIGPIFSPLLLSQLSFRLNASPDELNPISRIGDLNSPLLLISGTDDQHTTMAEAERLFDAARQPKEIWIVPGGGHFNMHAYAGKEYENRISDFLQWYLRKRH from the coding sequence ATGCGCCGCTTGATTCTGCTCGGCGTGCTTGCCCTATTTTCCTGCATCGTGGCCATATTGATTATCGCCTTCGGTGTTGGCGAACTTTTATCAGGCGCGACGCCTACTGCCGTCAACACGCTATCAACCGATTTTCCGGTCGAGCCGGTACAAATACCCGTCAGTACTCATTCAAGGGAAGAGAAGAATTCCGGTGTGCACGGCTGGCTGGCGCGGGGAACCCGAGGTGACGGCGCAGTGTTGCTCGTGCATTCGATCCGGAGCAATCGCGTCGAAATGCTGAGCCGTGCCAAGTTCCTGAATGAGCAAGGGTACAGCGTTCTCCTCATCGATCTCCAGGCACATGGCGAAACACCGGGAGACCGGATCACCTTCGGCTTGCGCGAGTCGGAAGACGTGGAAGCCGCAGTAGCCTATCTGCGTAATACTTTCCCCGGCGAAGGGGTCGCAGCCATCGGGGTCTCACTAGGGGCAGCCGCAATCGTGCTCGCGAAAAATCCGTTGCGGCTTGACGCGGTGGTGCTCGAATCGCTCCATCCTACCATCAAGGAAGCTGTCGAAAACCGCTTGAGGCTCCATCTCGGGCAGATCGGCCCGATTTTTTCTCCACTCCTGCTGTCACAGCTATCGTTTCGTCTGAACGCCTCTCCCGATGAGTTGAACCCCATCAGCCGCATAGGCGATCTCAACTCACCATTACTGCTGATTTCCGGTACCGACGATCAGCATACGACAATGGCGGAAGCCGAACGCCTGTTTGATGCCGCCCGGCAGCCGAAAGAAATCTGGATCGTCCCCGGCGGAGGACACTTCAATATGCACGCCTATGCCGGTAAAGAATACGAGAATCGAATATCCGATTTTCTTCAATGGTACCTGCGCAAGCGGCATTAA
- the pyk gene encoding pyruvate kinase has protein sequence MTQSNWQRTKIVCTLGPATDRPGVIERLIEAGMDVARINTSHGDHADHARRIRQVRQAAHALGQPVALLMDLPGPKFRLADLPDGFCKLEEGTIVRLVVAGDEAKGASADNCCLLPVRSRELLQALRIGEPVFLADGSVELRVKSVTASPSRAECEVRIGGTVRSGSGINIPESATDMLIPTDEDRRHLAFAVSQEAEWVGVSFVQSAGDLARVRACLPPGPGIKPLLMAKIEKRRALDDLDAIVAASDGVMVARGDLGVETDLAEIPIVQKRIISVANAQGRPVITATQMLESMVEHEHPTRAEATDVANAVLDGTDAVMLSAETAVGEFPVAAVRFLQRVLTATEEAYGGRMARDRMNPAETASPNEAGNALSFAACLLAARLGARAIIAPIQSMETALSVARFRPQAPLVMVADSVRLYRSLALVRGISPLVVNAPDNGAEPQARLAQAREWLFTHGLAQEDDLAVLLSASGAAGDKADTLQTVRLNS, from the coding sequence ATGACGCAATCCAACTGGCAGCGAACCAAGATTGTATGCACACTGGGTCCGGCGACGGACCGGCCCGGCGTGATCGAGCGGTTGATCGAGGCCGGAATGGATGTTGCGCGCATCAATACATCGCACGGGGATCATGCCGACCATGCACGGCGTATTCGGCAGGTCCGGCAGGCGGCGCACGCGCTCGGCCAGCCAGTGGCCCTGCTCATGGATTTGCCCGGTCCCAAATTCCGCCTGGCCGATCTTCCGGATGGCTTTTGTAAATTGGAGGAAGGAACGATAGTCAGGCTCGTGGTGGCGGGTGACGAGGCAAAGGGGGCCAGCGCAGACAATTGCTGTCTGTTGCCGGTGCGAAGCCGTGAGTTGCTTCAGGCATTGCGAATCGGGGAACCAGTATTCCTGGCAGACGGATCGGTCGAGCTCCGCGTGAAAAGCGTGACTGCAAGCCCAAGCCGGGCCGAGTGCGAAGTGCGCATCGGCGGCACTGTCCGCTCCGGGTCCGGCATTAATATACCGGAATCCGCCACAGACATGCTGATTCCAACCGATGAGGACCGAAGGCATCTCGCGTTTGCCGTGTCGCAAGAGGCCGAGTGGGTTGGCGTCTCATTCGTGCAATCGGCTGGCGATCTTGCGCGGGTGAGGGCTTGTCTCCCCCCTGGACCCGGGATCAAACCGCTGCTGATGGCCAAGATAGAGAAGCGCCGCGCGTTGGACGATCTTGACGCGATCGTGGCAGCATCCGACGGAGTAATGGTGGCGCGCGGCGATCTGGGCGTTGAAACCGATCTTGCCGAAATACCGATTGTGCAGAAGCGCATTATTTCGGTGGCTAATGCTCAAGGTCGACCTGTTATTACCGCTACGCAGATGCTCGAGTCGATGGTGGAGCATGAGCATCCGACGCGTGCCGAGGCGACTGATGTGGCCAATGCCGTGCTGGATGGGACGGATGCCGTCATGCTTTCAGCGGAGACGGCCGTCGGCGAGTTCCCGGTGGCGGCAGTGCGGTTTCTCCAGCGCGTGCTTACCGCAACAGAGGAGGCGTATGGCGGACGCATGGCGCGAGACCGGATGAATCCAGCGGAAACAGCCAGCCCGAACGAAGCGGGAAACGCCCTGAGTTTTGCGGCGTGCCTGCTCGCCGCCCGTCTCGGCGCCCGGGCCATCATTGCTCCCATTCAATCCATGGAGACGGCGCTATCCGTTGCCCGCTTCCGCCCGCAGGCACCGCTTGTCATGGTCGCCGATTCCGTGCGGTTGTATAGAAGTCTCGCACTGGTCCGCGGTATTTCGCCGCTCGTTGTCAACGCGCCCGATAATGGAGCGGAGCCTCAGGCTCGCCTCGCACAAGCTCGAGAGTGGTTGTTTACGCATGGGTTGGCACAAGAGGATGATCTGGCTGTGCTCTTGTCTGCCTCCGGCGCTGCCGGCGATAAAGCAGATACGTTGCAGACGGTCCGGTTGAACAGTTAA
- a CDS encoding FAD-dependent oxidoreductase encodes MNTISVWRAGAPQAGFPTLQEEITADVVIVGGGITGVTLALNLAEQGTSAVLLEAHTVGFGSTGNSTGNLYETVSKGIHHIIDRWDSDTARAVATARRAAVEQIDQRVRKFDIPCAFRRCRLYRYATSENAQDSVEKEYQGSLKAGLSVHLEKALPTPLAPPSGPVLALDNQAQFHPQAYVRGLARQAENQGCRIFENSTVIEVDKDKHAVRTDKGKVTAREIVFATHSPKGVHLVQAEMIANREYGLAARIARNSFPSGIFWGTGIERLSIRNVDVDDATFLVCVGEEHKTGQENAKISLDRLESSAHAHFNVREVAFRWSAQNYSTADGLPYIGRDATGCFIATGFETDGLTYGTLAASLIADQIAGRDNVFAPLVKANRFSPLKGAKGIAGETASVVKSLIKDYVINRETVQLSQLMPGKGAIVEFEDESLAAYRTPDGTLIAVSPVCTHMKCKVHWNSVETSWDCPCHGSRFAPDGAVIEGPAIEPLERRFLTGQ; translated from the coding sequence ATGAATACGATTTCTGTCTGGCGCGCGGGGGCGCCTCAAGCCGGTTTTCCAACACTTCAGGAAGAGATTACGGCCGATGTGGTTATCGTCGGGGGCGGTATTACCGGCGTTACACTTGCCTTGAACCTGGCCGAGCAAGGCACCTCGGCCGTGCTGCTGGAAGCCCACACCGTGGGCTTTGGCAGCACGGGCAACTCAACGGGCAATCTGTATGAAACCGTCAGCAAGGGAATACATCATATCATTGACCGATGGGACAGTGATACGGCCCGCGCGGTTGCTACCGCCCGTCGCGCAGCGGTGGAACAGATCGACCAGCGGGTGCGTAAATTCGATATCCCCTGTGCTTTCCGCCGTTGCCGCCTCTACCGTTATGCCACCTCCGAGAACGCGCAGGACTCGGTGGAGAAAGAATACCAGGGATCGCTCAAGGCAGGACTATCCGTTCATCTCGAAAAAGCGCTGCCCACTCCCCTTGCCCCGCCCTCAGGGCCCGTACTGGCGCTGGATAACCAGGCGCAATTTCACCCGCAGGCTTATGTTCGTGGGCTTGCCCGCCAAGCCGAAAACCAGGGTTGCCGTATCTTCGAAAACTCGACTGTTATCGAAGTGGATAAAGACAAGCACGCCGTGCGTACAGACAAAGGCAAGGTAACAGCCAGGGAAATCGTGTTTGCCACTCACTCGCCGAAGGGCGTGCACCTGGTGCAGGCAGAGATGATCGCCAACCGCGAATATGGGCTCGCCGCACGCATTGCCAGGAATTCCTTTCCCTCCGGGATCTTCTGGGGCACCGGCATCGAACGGCTGTCGATTCGCAACGTGGATGTCGATGACGCCACATTCCTCGTCTGCGTCGGAGAGGAGCACAAGACGGGTCAGGAAAACGCGAAAATCAGCCTGGACCGGCTCGAGTCCTCCGCACACGCCCATTTTAATGTACGTGAAGTGGCGTTCAGGTGGTCCGCGCAGAATTACAGCACAGCGGATGGCTTGCCGTATATCGGTCGCGATGCGACAGGCTGCTTCATCGCTACCGGCTTCGAGACCGATGGTTTAACCTATGGAACGCTGGCTGCATCGCTGATCGCTGACCAGATTGCCGGGCGCGACAACGTTTTTGCCCCACTTGTCAAGGCGAACCGTTTCTCGCCGCTGAAGGGAGCCAAGGGCATAGCCGGAGAAACAGCGAGCGTGGTGAAATCCCTCATCAAGGACTACGTGATCAACCGGGAGACGGTGCAATTATCGCAGCTCATGCCGGGCAAAGGCGCGATCGTGGAGTTCGAGGACGAATCGCTGGCGGCATACAGAACCCCTGATGGGACATTGATTGCGGTCTCGCCGGTATGCACGCATATGAAATGCAAAGTGCACTGGAATAGCGTCGAGACAAGCTGGGATTGCCCTTGTCACGGCAGCCGCTTCGCTCCCGACGGGGCAGTGATCGAGGGTCCTGCGATAGAACCACTGGAACGCAGGTTTCTGACAGGACAGTAA
- a CDS encoding GGDEF domain-containing protein, whose protein sequence is MMNRTTTPYCAIFGFDSTRIREVLSILGFSAEHGLLAERMRAEVIAGKADELVDSCLAPLARSRGFTLIERNIGIESFKRTWIERLQHYGQDFDTAEYFGDRLASAAAYARAKIPLGIFQVQHCLIQQVLIDRLSVRFAEAASTARPLVDCVLKLSSLDLYLTAEGYHLPEVAELQKSLDNLRKETSRLHQEASIDQLTGLMNYAGLMESLEHQVNAAHANQHRSQKGLSGNMCLIMIDLDLFKKINDTHGHVVGDFVLRHVASRIQAAVRDFDMVGRFGGEEFVILMANTDLELATVIAERVRKGVMDTPLHLKELTIPVTISLGVAMLRPDERKESLLERADVAMYEAKSAGRNRVIIAKDADDIRTLPEL, encoded by the coding sequence ATGATGAATCGGACAACGACTCCTTATTGCGCGATATTCGGATTTGACAGCACACGAATCAGGGAAGTACTTTCCATATTGGGATTCAGTGCGGAGCATGGCTTGCTTGCCGAGCGCATGCGCGCTGAAGTGATCGCTGGAAAAGCCGATGAGCTGGTCGATTCCTGCCTTGCCCCGCTGGCGCGTAGCCGGGGCTTTACGCTGATCGAGCGAAATATCGGTATCGAATCCTTCAAGAGAACCTGGATCGAACGCTTGCAGCACTACGGCCAGGACTTTGATACCGCCGAGTATTTTGGGGACCGGCTTGCGAGCGCCGCTGCTTATGCACGCGCGAAAATTCCTCTGGGCATTTTTCAGGTACAGCACTGCCTTATCCAGCAGGTACTCATAGATCGTCTATCGGTTAGATTCGCGGAAGCTGCTTCAACCGCCCGGCCTCTCGTAGACTGTGTTTTGAAGCTTTCATCCCTTGATTTATATCTTACGGCCGAGGGCTACCATTTGCCGGAAGTTGCCGAACTGCAAAAATCGTTGGACAACCTCCGCAAAGAAACATCCCGATTACACCAGGAGGCCTCGATCGATCAACTCACCGGCTTGATGAATTATGCCGGCCTCATGGAATCCCTTGAGCATCAGGTTAACGCCGCGCACGCGAACCAGCATAGGAGTCAAAAGGGTCTTTCCGGCAACATGTGCCTGATCATGATCGATCTCGATTTATTCAAGAAAATCAACGATACGCATGGGCACGTCGTTGGCGATTTTGTGCTCCGGCACGTCGCAAGCCGAATTCAGGCGGCAGTACGTGATTTCGACATGGTAGGCAGGTTTGGCGGAGAGGAATTCGTCATTCTCATGGCAAATACCGACTTGGAACTGGCAACGGTCATTGCCGAGCGCGTGCGTAAAGGGGTGATGGACACGCCTTTACATCTAAAGGAGCTGACCATCCCGGTAACCATCAGCCTTGGCGTCGCAATGCTGAGGCCGGACGAACGCAAGGAATCATTGCTTGAGCGCGCGGATGTGGCAATGTATGAGGCAAAGAGCGCCGGGCGTAATCGCGTAATAATTGCGAAAGATGCTGACGATATCAGAACCCTGCCGGAGTTATAG
- a CDS encoding fatty acid desaturase family protein, whose translation MFNRIEKTYFRLTGSLRPNLLAFLYCQFSYFGGATLILSLNPIPMVLGTLAMAHGMTIAAYLIHDLGHNALFKSPHHNALMARGLNWLTGGCYATYDNVRVTHMRHHVDNADVILIDYRGYLARHPVLRRTVEVLEWLYVPVIELLMHGMLILAPFIFREKKDQRARIIGITVIRFSLLLMVFLHSPLAYACYLLAYAIFLTILRFMDALQHNYDLVPALGSDADLMKHRGDRGYEESHTFSNLISTRHPWLNLLTLNFGYHNAHHTRPTAPWHELPKLHDTLYGNDTRVVIPFGKQLSSFHKSRIGRVIGDDSETRGDQFAQRLRDGTAVGAGGVSFLTPF comes from the coding sequence ATGTTCAACAGAATTGAAAAGACCTACTTTCGCCTTACAGGCAGCTTGCGCCCAAACCTTTTGGCCTTCCTTTACTGCCAGTTTTCCTATTTTGGCGGGGCTACCCTTATTCTGTCTCTGAATCCGATTCCGATGGTGCTGGGTACGCTCGCCATGGCGCACGGGATGACGATAGCGGCTTATCTTATTCATGATTTGGGCCACAATGCGCTGTTCAAGTCGCCGCACCACAATGCCTTGATGGCTCGCGGGCTAAACTGGCTCACTGGCGGTTGCTATGCAACGTATGACAATGTGCGTGTGACGCACATGAGGCATCATGTGGATAACGCGGATGTTATTTTAATCGACTACAGGGGTTACCTTGCGCGCCATCCGGTTCTGCGCCGTACTGTAGAGGTGCTGGAATGGTTGTATGTGCCGGTCATCGAGCTTCTTATGCATGGAATGCTCATCCTCGCGCCGTTTATCTTCAGGGAAAAAAAAGACCAACGGGCTCGGATAATCGGGATAACCGTTATCCGTTTCAGCCTGCTTCTGATGGTATTCCTGCATTCGCCACTGGCTTATGCGTGCTATTTGCTGGCTTACGCTATATTCCTGACGATTTTGCGCTTCATGGATGCGCTTCAACACAATTATGATCTTGTTCCGGCGCTCGGCAGCGATGCCGACCTGATGAAGCATAGAGGCGACCGGGGCTATGAGGAATCTCATACGTTCAGCAACCTGATCTCGACTCGCCACCCGTGGCTGAACCTTCTTACCCTCAACTTCGGTTATCACAACGCGCACCACACAAGACCTACCGCGCCGTGGCACGAACTGCCGAAGCTGCATGACACGTTGTATGGAAATGATACGCGAGTTGTCATTCCGTTCGGGAAGCAGTTATCGAGCTTCCATAAGAGCAGAATAGGACGTGTTATCGGCGATGACAGCGAAACGCGAGGGGATCAGTTTGCGCAACGGCTTCGGGATGGTACAGCGGTGGGCGCGGGCGGGGTTTCTTTTCTGACACCGTTTTAG
- a CDS encoding PAS domain-containing hybrid sensor histidine kinase/response regulator has protein sequence MTEDNDEKRPRSHILQTSNTILQASELVEHELKQVKEALEEKSRQLDHSLSILRATIESTADGILVTDEHDNVLRFNERYLEMWQIHPAIIDTGQHRHLMKLCCKHLADPRQFLDKLEEIYATWPPDSYDLLELTDGRVFERFSKIQHIEERSVGRIWSFRDITARKHAEEALRESTERLRFMAEAMPQKIFTARADGTLDYFNQQWKDYTGLAPEQMAGWEWTKLIHPEDMDESIGRWHHSLNTGEPFRMECRFRRADGDYRWHLIQTQARRDARGNILMWVGSNTDIDPIKRADEEKKQLLENERIARSEAERANQLKDEFLATLSHELRTPLNAILGWSQLILQGTMGKEDIQRGLETIERNARAQNKLIEDLLEMSSIISGKVRLDVQRLDFAGIAEAAVESIAPAAEAKGIRIRKIIDPAAGWVSGDNNRLQQVIWNLLSNAVKFTPKGGTVEVIVERVASHLHIIVRDSGMGIKPEFLAYVFDRFRQADSTLTRNHGGLGLGLAIVKQLVGLHGGTVRAESDGEDKGSAFIISLPLAPISERKDQHSAASTQIAFKNGHTTLPGVKVLVIDDEQDARELIKEVLTLFQADVITAATAAEGLEILKNQWPDVIVSDIGMPEKDGYQFIREVRSLPATHGGKTPAIALSAFAHSEDRTRAITAGYQMHLSKPVESHELVAAIENLIGWMQKPSVQGT, from the coding sequence ATGACGGAAGATAATGATGAAAAGCGGCCACGCTCCCACATCTTGCAAACTTCCAATACCATTCTTCAGGCGAGCGAGCTTGTCGAACACGAGCTCAAGCAGGTCAAGGAAGCGTTGGAAGAGAAAAGCAGGCAACTTGACCACTCCCTGTCTATCCTGCGTGCCACCATAGAATCGACAGCCGATGGAATCCTGGTTACCGACGAGCATGATAATGTACTTCGCTTCAACGAACGATATCTGGAGATGTGGCAAATCCACCCCGCCATTATCGATACGGGGCAACACCGGCATCTTATGAAACTCTGCTGCAAGCATTTGGCGGATCCACGGCAATTCCTGGATAAGCTGGAGGAAATCTACGCAACCTGGCCGCCAGATAGTTATGATTTGCTGGAACTGACTGATGGCAGAGTGTTCGAGCGCTTTTCAAAGATACAGCATATCGAAGAGCGGAGCGTCGGCCGCATTTGGAGCTTTAGAGACATCACGGCACGCAAGCACGCTGAGGAAGCACTGCGCGAAAGCACCGAGCGCTTGCGTTTCATGGCTGAGGCAATGCCGCAAAAAATATTCACCGCCCGGGCCGACGGAACCCTGGATTATTTCAATCAGCAGTGGAAAGATTATACGGGCCTTGCCCCTGAGCAAATGGCCGGCTGGGAATGGACAAAACTCATCCATCCCGAAGATATGGATGAGAGCATCGGGCGCTGGCATCACTCTCTGAACACGGGTGAGCCTTTTCGGATGGAATGCCGTTTCCGGCGGGCCGACGGGGATTACCGCTGGCATTTGATCCAGACTCAGGCCAGACGTGATGCCAGGGGAAATATATTGATGTGGGTCGGTTCAAATACCGATATCGATCCTATAAAGCGAGCGGACGAGGAAAAAAAACAACTTCTTGAGAACGAAAGAATCGCAAGAAGCGAAGCCGAGCGCGCCAATCAGTTGAAGGATGAATTTCTCGCCACCTTGTCTCACGAGCTCAGGACCCCGCTCAACGCGATCCTTGGATGGTCACAGCTCATATTGCAGGGAACAATGGGCAAGGAAGACATTCAGCGAGGCCTGGAAACCATCGAGCGGAATGCGCGTGCGCAGAACAAGCTTATCGAAGACCTGCTCGAAATGAGCAGTATCATCTCCGGAAAGGTAAGACTTGATGTACAGCGGCTGGATTTTGCCGGTATCGCCGAAGCGGCTGTTGAATCCATTGCCCCGGCAGCCGAGGCCAAAGGGATTCGCATTCGAAAAATCATCGATCCGGCCGCAGGATGGGTTTCGGGTGACAATAACCGGCTTCAGCAGGTCATCTGGAACCTCCTTTCCAATGCGGTTAAATTTACTCCCAAGGGCGGTACCGTAGAGGTTATAGTCGAGCGCGTCGCTTCTCATCTCCATATTATCGTAAGGGATTCAGGAATGGGCATCAAACCTGAGTTCCTCGCATACGTTTTTGACCGTTTCCGCCAGGCTGACTCCACACTTACGCGCAATCACGGCGGCCTCGGCCTGGGACTTGCCATCGTGAAGCAACTCGTGGGACTTCACGGAGGAACGGTTCGGGCGGAAAGCGATGGCGAGGATAAAGGGTCGGCGTTTATCATCAGCCTGCCGCTCGCTCCCATCAGCGAAAGAAAAGACCAGCATTCCGCAGCGTCCACGCAAATTGCCTTTAAGAATGGGCATACCACGCTTCCCGGCGTAAAAGTACTGGTCATTGATGACGAACAGGATGCGCGCGAACTCATCAAGGAGGTGCTTACGCTATTTCAAGCCGACGTGATTACCGCTGCCACCGCCGCAGAGGGTCTGGAAATCCTGAAAAACCAGTGGCCCGATGTGATAGTAAGCGATATCGGCATGCCGGAAAAAGATGGATACCAATTCATCCGCGAAGTAAGAAGTCTTCCCGCAACGCACGGAGGAAAAACCCCTGCCATTGCCCTGAGCGCCTTTGCCCACTCCGAAGATCGGACGAGAGCGATAACTGCCGGTTATCAGATGCATCTCTCGAAACCCGTCGAATCGCATGAACTGGTTGCTGCCATTGAAAATCTGATCGGATGGATGCAAAAGCCAAGCGTGCAAGGAACATGA